The DNA region CGTGGTGATCAAGGAGCTGTGCTTCATATGGGAAACCCCGTGGTGTCTGGGGACGAGTCTTATCTGGATAAGCAGGCCATTTACGCAAATGGTTATCCCATTTGGAGCAATGCATACGAAGTGGACACTCAATGGTCTGGCGAGGAGAGCGTGATTAGCCTGACTAGGTCTATTAATGACTTGACAGACATTGAGCGTTCGCTCGGTATGGTCCGCATTCGTTTGAACACAGAAGAGCTATACCACCGCATAGAAGTAAATGCGCGCAGGCAACAAGGAAAGTATTTCGTTCTTTCAAATGATGGTCAATTTGTCCTTTATCCCAAAGCGACACAGGAAAGCAAGGCCATTGGAGAAGAAGACATTCGACAGTTTGTTGTGACTAATGATTCTACGACGATGCGTTATCGAGTCGGCAAAGACAATTTCCTCGTTGTTAAAAAACCGATTGAAGCCACAAACTGGGTATCGGTCGTTGTTGTAAATGAAAATGATGTTGTTGAAAGCCTTTACAAAGTTCGCCGGTCCATAGTCAATATGATTTTGCTTTTAATTGCGTTAGGCGGCATTGCCCTTGTTGGTTTTTATCATTTGAATATTAAACGCATTACAGCACTGACTGAGCAAACGAAGCAACTGGAAATCGGTGACTTTTCAGCAAAGGTGCATGTGCCATCGAAGGATGAAATTGGTGAGCTAGGGGCACGCTTTAATTCATTGGGCGACCGTATACAACAGCATATAAACAACGAATACAAATTTAAAATAGAGCAGCGAGAAACCGAATTAAAGATGCTGCAGAACAAACTTGATCCACATTTTTTATACAACACGCTCGATATGATTCGCTGGACGGCGCGTCTAGAAGCAGCTGAAGAAACAGAGCAGCTTATTGAACGTCTAGCCACAATGTTCCGTATGTCATTAAACAGCGGCAAGCCCTATGTGAAGCTCCATGAGGAAATTTCTTATATTGAGAGCTATCTTGAGCTACAGAGCAAGCGACTTGGGGACCAACTCTCTTACAGATTGTTTGTAGATGCACAGATTATGGAAACACCTGTGATGAAGCAAATCCTTCAGCCACTTGTCGAAAATGCCATTCGACATGGCTTCGAAGACCTCCCTTATCAAGGGAAAATCCAAATCCGTTGCTTCTTACAGGAAGAAGATTTGATTATTGATATAATCGATAATGGCTGGGGTTTTACTGATGATCACGATGTTACTACAGGTGGCTTTGCCCTTGGCAATTTACAAGAGCGTTTGAGTCTCGCCTATGGTGAAGGCTATGGACTTACGATTCTGCAGCCAGCAACGGGAGCGTGGATTCGATTGACGCTTGGTCAAAAGCCATTGCTTACCGAATGACTCAGAGTGTAGACAACGTTCATAACAGCATTGAAAAAATTAGGCTGAAGGAAAGCGTTTGTCTAAACAAAGCGAGCTTTTGTAACTCCGTTAACTGTCTAAACTCGAGGTGAAATGATGAAAGCATCACTTATGATTGTAGAGGATGAGCCAGTCATTCTTCGTGGCCTCAAGGAAACAATTCCATGGGAAAATTATGGCGTGAATCTAACGGCATCGGCAAAGAATGGAAAAGTTGCCATTGACATGCTTTTGAACGATCCTTCTATTGACATCGTATTAACAGATGTTCGTATGCCACAAATGGACGGCCTTGAGTTAGCGGAATATATTGCCCGCCATTTCCCAAAAATTCATGTCGTTATTTTAAGCGGGTATGATGAATTTTCATATGCTAAAAAAGCCATTTCTTTAGGGGTGGAGGAATACCTACTAAAACCGATTAATTTAAATGAGCTCGAGCAAACGATGTCGAGGTTGTCTGAAAAAATTGGACAAGGGCACTCCGAACAATTAAAGCGTCAACATCTCACGTTAGAAAACCGGATGTACCACCAGTTATTTGAAGTGACCACCGGAGAAGACGGCGAGCATGATGCTGCCTCGATGTACGTTTTTCCAATGGTAAGCATGGTCAAAAATTATAAAGAGGAAGACTTTACAAAATGGACGAGAGAGGAATGGAAGACGAAAGCAGAGGGCTGCTTTAAGGAACAGGGATATTGGACGACATCGATGTTTATGGGCGAAAATCAACTCCTCACATGCGCAGCGGTAGTAGATACAAACGATATACCTTTATTGAGAGCGCTTCAAAGAGATTCTTCCTATCGCCTTCAATTCGTAGTTTCTGCGAAGTCCGTTCCTTTACATCAATTATCGACTGTGTGGGATGAGCTTGTTCAGACAGCGAAGGGCTTGCCTCTCAGCAAGGAGAGCATCGTGTATAGTACCGCATCTCCAGAAGTGATTAAAACCCCCCCACCCTTCGTGAGTGAGCAAAAGCTGAAGGAAGCGATTTCAGAAAACGACCGTGAGACGATGACCCACCTTGTGCAATTGTGGATCATCGAGATGGAGAGGGAAGGCGTCTTTTTAGAGGATGTGCTCAAAGAAGGAATGCAGTTATTGGATATGGTTATGGGAAGGTTTACACAAAATGGTGTCGTTTATCAATCCTTGCCAGTCCAACATTTAAAAGATGTGGATGTCACGTTGTACAATTCGTATAGCCTAGTTAAAGGGGTTCTGCTACAGGATCTCTATGACATTGCTGATTGGCTTGATGCTTCACGAAGCGATAACAAATCCTGGTTGGTTGAACAGGCGATGAACTATATTCATCAGCATTATATGACAGACATAAAGGCACTTGAAGTTGCCAAAGAAGTGCATATTTCACCGAACTA from Aureibacillus halotolerans includes:
- a CDS encoding sensor histidine kinase, which gives rise to MIRGWGLRRKFVTVFLFLVTLPTLLFGSLIYYQATTTFKQQAVENTTRRMETNEKNVTEIISQIEKLSSYMTFNEDFRTFLTSTETELALQHDQEVANIRGYITFQFMSHGYIDSIELRGDQGAVLHMGNPVVSGDESYLDKQAIYANGYPIWSNAYEVDTQWSGEESVISLTRSINDLTDIERSLGMVRIRLNTEELYHRIEVNARRQQGKYFVLSNDGQFVLYPKATQESKAIGEEDIRQFVVTNDSTTMRYRVGKDNFLVVKKPIEATNWVSVVVVNENDVVESLYKVRRSIVNMILLLIALGGIALVGFYHLNIKRITALTEQTKQLEIGDFSAKVHVPSKDEIGELGARFNSLGDRIQQHINNEYKFKIEQRETELKMLQNKLDPHFLYNTLDMIRWTARLEAAEETEQLIERLATMFRMSLNSGKPYVKLHEEISYIESYLELQSKRLGDQLSYRLFVDAQIMETPVMKQILQPLVENAIRHGFEDLPYQGKIQIRCFLQEEDLIIDIIDNGWGFTDDHDVTTGGFALGNLQERLSLAYGEGYGLTILQPATGAWIRLTLGQKPLLTE
- a CDS encoding response regulator transcription factor, producing the protein MMKASLMIVEDEPVILRGLKETIPWENYGVNLTASAKNGKVAIDMLLNDPSIDIVLTDVRMPQMDGLELAEYIARHFPKIHVVILSGYDEFSYAKKAISLGVEEYLLKPINLNELEQTMSRLSEKIGQGHSEQLKRQHLTLENRMYHQLFEVTTGEDGEHDAASMYVFPMVSMVKNYKEEDFTKWTREEWKTKAEGCFKEQGYWTTSMFMGENQLLTCAAVVDTNDIPLLRALQRDSSYRLQFVVSAKSVPLHQLSTVWDELVQTAKGLPLSKESIVYSTASPEVIKTPPPFVSEQKLKEAISENDRETMTHLVQLWIIEMEREGVFLEDVLKEGMQLLDMVMGRFTQNGVVYQSLPVQHLKDVDVTLYNSYSLVKGVLLQDLYDIADWLDASRSDNKSWLVEQAMNYIHQHYMTDIKALEVAKEVHISPNYFSSLFKEKTGKNFNEFVNELRIAKARELLQGTHMKVHEVAETVGFQEYKYFSEVFKRFSQMTPSVYRKLLVTKAGQHNSG